In Fervidobacterium thailandense, a single genomic region encodes these proteins:
- a CDS encoding GNAT family N-acetyltransferase, translating into MSNLILKGELVTLRPIEVDDAKVLVPLINREELKEYLSLVYPLNNFLEEEWIKRNAINQNNIVLVIEFEGNVIGTAGFHSIDWINRSAEYGIAIYDPNYWNRGIGTEVTMLMLKYAFEYLNLNRVWLRVVESNQRAIHVYEKCGFIKEGKERQARYYRGHYWDFVRMSILAEEYWRIRR; encoded by the coding sequence GTGTCAAACTTGATTCTGAAAGGTGAACTGGTCACGTTGCGACCCATCGAAGTGGATGATGCAAAAGTATTGGTACCGCTGATAAACAGAGAAGAATTAAAAGAATATCTTAGTCTTGTTTATCCGCTTAACAACTTCCTTGAAGAGGAGTGGATAAAGCGGAACGCGATTAACCAGAACAACATAGTTTTAGTAATCGAATTTGAAGGCAACGTAATAGGAACTGCAGGGTTTCACAGTATCGATTGGATTAACAGGAGCGCCGAATACGGTATAGCCATTTACGATCCGAACTATTGGAACAGAGGTATCGGAACGGAAGTCACTATGCTCATGCTCAAATACGCGTTCGAATATCTCAACTTAAACCGTGTTTGGCTGAGGGTGGTTGAGAGTAATCAAAGGGCTATCCACGTCTATGAAAAATGTGGCTTCATCAAGGAAGGCAAAGAGAGGCAGGCAAGGTATTACAGGGGACATTACTGGGATTTTGTGCGGATGAGTATACTTGCCGAAGAATATTGGCGTATCAGGAGGTGA